A window from Bufo bufo chromosome 1, aBufBuf1.1, whole genome shotgun sequence encodes these proteins:
- the LOC121003056 gene encoding axin-related protein-like encodes MSSAGVLTCIPDSGRIFRETSLRPPVPGQETKNFKTEKFAMDPQHYEQQMKPKEDLVREAEGCAAQDSRFSRWGRSLNLLLDDQDGATLFRMYLEGQGLVDLLSFWFACNGFRAMDPTEPKTSKTAKAIYRWYVQNSQAVSGRLKPSTRAQVKDCVKNQQLNRTVFDQAQQEIQRAMEQEAFPSFLQSDICREYAHAIEDSPTPDSPGPGLPTLAEEEEYNGLHHTSVGSSTMGKINRAFSRIPPRSQRSHLRKNEQVYRYFAPAASINDSEISSDALTEDSMSVTDSSVDGIPPYRSKQREIHRSVSANGQVPLPFVPRTMRPPAEMMPTNPAEFAAKLTIALEKVKRQRDAEEKLEEKLQRLKEEEDKPEYDIPASSHDALPAASFEDDPQSILDDHVSRVLKTPANLSPRSQSPFIQRKVKGQATFGKGQSFTSSHLRPKAPPGMETPVTQNIEQRGSTSLQGSRNYRKVEGSLPSNKQDDENSSAIGLTTPLSPEQEVERSHSVLQWVLESAKMMKKHHRDTNTSINHSLEVKKTSHRTTSQPAHLFLQDTSMPPLTAPNTLDQLEEARRRLVEDKRVPKLHKNRCVQSATLKEKGKAAENVPSSGFSTMKSDELKSAKKMNSDQGQGGLAIVYYFCGERIPYMIRTKEPSLTLQEFKDLLSKKGSYKYYFKKESQEFECNAVFQEISEEDALLPLYEEKIICKVERAC; translated from the exons GATGGGGTCGGTCCCTGAATCTATTGCTGGATGATCAGGATGGGGCAACACTTTTTCGGATGTACCTGGAAGGTCAAGGCCTAGTGGATCTTTTAAGTTTCTGGTTTGCTTGTAATGGCTTCAGAGCTATGGACCCAACAGAACCCAAAACCTCAAAGACAGCCAAAGCCATATATCGATGGTATGTACAAAATAGCCAAGCTGTTTCAGGACGTTTAAAGCCATCCACGCGGGCCCAAGTTAAGGATTGTGTCAAAAACCAACAACTGAATAGAACTGTGTTTGACCAGGCACAACAGGAGATTCAAAGAGCCATGGAACAGGAGGCCTTTCCTTCTTTTTTGCAGTCTGATATATGCAGGGAATATGCTCATGCTATTGAAGACAGTCCCACCCCTGATAGCCCAGGACCTGGACTTCCAACTCTGGCTGAGGAAGAGGAATATAATGGATTACACCACACTTCTGTTGGTTCGAGCACCATGGGGAAAATAAACCGTGCCTTCTCACGCATACCACCAAGAAGCCAAAG aTCCCACCTTCGCAAAAATGAACAAGTATATCGGTACTTTGCTCCTGCGGCTAGCATTAACGACAGTGAAATTTCAAGTGATGCACTTACTGAAGACAGTATGTCTGTAACGGATAGCAGTGT AGATGGAATCCCACCTTATCGCTCCAAGCAGAGGGAAATCCATAGAAGTGTCAGTGCCAATGGTCAAGTGCCTCTGCCTTTTGTTCCT AGAACAATGCGTCCGCCAGCTGAAATGATGCCAACCAATCCTGCAGaatttgcagcaaaactgaccatAGCTTTGGAAAAGGTTAAAAGACAAAGGGACGCAGAAGAAAAGTTAGAGGAAAAGTTACAAAGGTTAAAAGAG GAAGAAGATAAACCTGAGTATGACATTCCTGCATCCAGTCATGATGCTTtgccagctgcttcctttgaagaTGACCCTCAATCCATCCTCGATGACCATGTATCAAGAGTCTTGAAGACACCGGCAAATCTGTCACCTAGATCACAGTCTCCTTTCATTCAAAGAAAAGTCAAAGGTCAAGCAACATTTGGCAAAGGTCAAAGCTTTACTTCCTCCCACTTAAGACCGAAGGCTCCTCCTGGAATGGAAACACCTgtcacacagaatatagaacagagGGGATCCACTAG TTTACAGGGATCAAGAAATTACAGAAAAGTAGAAGGGTCTCTCCCATCTAATAAACAGGATGATGAAAACTCAAGCGCCATTGGGCTGACCACGCCACTTTCACCTGAACAAGAAGTGGAACGCAGCCATAGTGTATTGCAATGGGTTTTGGAAAGTGCAAAGATGATGAAAAAACATCATCGTGATACAAACACAAG TATAAACCACAGCTTGGAAGTGAAAAAAACAAGCCATCGCACAACATCACAGCCAGCACATCTATTCCTGCAGGATACATCTATGCCTCCACTTACTGCACCAAACACCCTGGATCAACTGGAAGAAGCCCGTCGTCGACTGGTAGAAGACAAAAGAGTTCCTAAACTTCATAAGAATAG GTGCGTGCAGTCTGCAACACTTAAAGAAAAAGGCAAAGCTGCAGAGAACGTACCATCCTCTGGCTTCTCCACAATGAAGTCTGATGA GCTTAAGTCTGCAAAAAAGATGAATAGTGATCAAGGGCAAGGAGGTTTAGCAATTGTCTACTACTTCTGTGGAGAAAGAATTCCTTACATGATACGAACAAAGGAACCTAGCTTGACTTTGCAAGAATTTAAAGATCTGCTCAGTAAGAAAGGAAGTTACAA ATATTACTTCAAAAAGGAGAGCCAAGAGTTTGAATGCAATGCTGTGTTTCAAGAGATATCTGAGGAGGATGCGTTGCTGCCATTATATGAGGAGAAGATCATCTGCAAAGTGGAAAGAGCATGTTAA